The genomic window taaatataaccatatcatatgaacttaccagacCAAAACAACAATAAGTGAATTGTTGGGGACTAATctacaatttttctttttcctcgatTAACTTCCAATttattcaaatcttgatctatatgataattcatttcaatttatcagttCAATTTCCCTATACCATCTTATTTCATGTATAAGAAAATTACAtctttattttacaaaatttccctaaagtttcgcattttattcaatttagtcccgaaaaCCAAAATAgttatatcattcaaattaaaactTCTTTTTTCAATCCGATTTCAATTACATCCTTCTAAGACCCTCTAGTGTCCATGATTATAgaaattttatatcaatttcaaaatatttacactttcgtccctatattcaaaattaacaattttcaattcataatttactcCCTTTTTAACTCTAAACTTACAAACTAacaatttaacaataaaaattcaaGCATTTGTCAATGGCATCATTTataaactttaacagtttcaaaaattcaCACAcgagttagctaaatcaagctctcgggatcttaaaaacataaaatttacacaAAACGAACTTGGAATAGCTTACCATGCAATtgccaaaattttgaaattttttaaagattCTATCCTTTTTCAATGGAGGAAAATTCAGTGGATAAGATGAGAAGGAAGTTATTGTCTTTCTTTCTACTTTAGTTTTTTTCATTAATGTTTTAATTCCAATAATTTAACTTTAACTTTTATGAAAATAATGCTAAAAATTATGTTCCAACCATCCATGATATTATATTATGGCCTAGTTTCCATTTTAAACATTAAAGAATTTCTATTTCAgtcttttaactaataaaaatcaatagcgattaaattttatgatttttacgatttagtccttgtaccttaattactAACCGCTCAATAAAATTACTAGACCAAAATTtagtataataatataatagattTGAAAACATTACTTAATCATATTTGCGAACTCGATCATTGGAAAACCGGTTTTGAAATCACCATTTCTGGcaccactgaaaacgggctgttatagtAAAATCTGGTCGGGTTCCTCCAACATTATTCGAACCTTCAATGTCAAAATTATTCTCTTCTAGTTTAGTAAAATAGCTTctagtttagaaaataatgtaGTTTCATGTCCAAGGTTGGATGTTCCTTCGCTGAAGCAGGTTGTAGGGAGAAATCATCTGTTCTTGTCAACCATATGTTAAAACCAATATCACTTACCGTGACCATGGCCATATTTAAAGCCTAAGGCTTTGCAGAGTCTAAGGCTTAAAGCCTCATGTTTATAAGCAAGTCCATGACCATGGCATATTTAAGTTATGGAAGTCTGTCGAACTTGTTTTTTAAGTTTTACATCAAAGTTATATGAGGGAATTCACCATAGGAAGTCTACGGAAAAATCCACATATGTGAGTCTGTTATATTCATGAATCTTCTTCTATGAATCCGTATGTATGACAATTCACCAGACTTGATATCTGAGCTTCATGAAAAAGTTACACGTGAAATTTCTTTATGTTAAAGTCCACAGAACAAACCATGTATATGAATCTGCATCTGTATGTAAATATTTGACTATGGATTCGCATGTATGAGTCTACCAGATATGAGTTCACATCCATAAATCTTGTGTATGATCTGCATGTATGACAGTCCGCTGGATTTATCTTTTATGATTCAAGCTACGACAGTCTACTGATCTTATATTCATGTTTCAAGTTTAAGAAGTTCAAATAGACTATCTCTCACAAGAGTCAGTATGGACTATTATCCAAGCAAGAGATCGCATGGGCTTATTCTTATGTTCAAGTTATGAGAGTTTGTATGCATTAATTATGTCAAGCCAAAACTGCAAGGATTTTCTTCCACGTAGGAGTCTGCTAAGGACTATTTTTAAATTGAGAGTTTGCAATGACTATCTGCCAAACAAGAGTCTGGCGATGACTATCATTTAAGAATGAGATCATAGGTAAGAACTCGCATATATGAATCTGTGATTATGATTTCGCAAGTAAAGGTTCACAAGTATGGTCTGCATGTATGTATTTGTCAAGCTTGAGTCTATGTATATAAGACCTTATGTGTAAATCTGCATGTAAAAATTTTCCATGTGTGAATCTCTATGCATTAGTTTTCTAGAGTTAATTCACCATTCACTACTCCGAAATGATAAATGTTGCTAAGGTAATTCACATACGTTTTGTTAGCAAAAAAAGGTAATAATCCACCttgtatgaaatgaatgcaaatgAGTAAGTGAAATCATCCTGCATTGTAGCCTATAACACGAGAAATGGAAATGGAGGATTGTATAAAATATCAAGTTGAGCCAATGCAAAGGAGGACAAGAGCATGCCACGAAGATGTGCAAACTACCCTTGTGCAAGTGACGTTAAGCAGGAGATTAGAGCCATGAAGTTTTAATTTATAAATGGTGTGTTATATTAGtagctcactaagttcatttgaacttacttaGTCTTTGTTATGTTTTCCAGGTATGATGGTTTGTATAAGGAGCTAAAGAGGGATCAAGCCAGAAGTTGTTCAAGCTTAGGTGAACTTGTGTTTatatcagtaaaatgcatattgtGGGGCAACCTAGAGGTTGAGCCTCAGGGttagaattttcttttttgtAGTTATTTATGAACTGTAGCATTATATTTACAGCAAAgagaaaatgatttaaaatattaaaactattattattaattttccaTAAGTCCTCTTGTTAAGACTTTTGATCTGGAAGTTGATAATTGTATTTTCAATTAGCAATTCAGCTAACTAAGCATGACAATATGCGAACTAAGttaaatatgattaataaaagcatatttaCCGGTTTTAGTCATGTTAGTTTTACAACTTAGTAGTAGATTGCTTATAGTTGTCTCAGTgatgatgtgacattttatattcgGACCTGTTGATTGGGTCGAGTATAATTTGTTACATTAGTGTGGTTAGAGTCAAGCCTTTGAGCTTCTAGAAGCGActacacttccactcacataggtaaaTCCGATCGAGAGTATTCTCATAATTACAACATTCTAACATCTTTATGTTATGGGTCTCTTAAGAGTATAATGCTCATCCTTCCCTTTATCGTTATACATACCTAGCGCTTTTCATCCTGGgatgatattatattttttttatagtgcTAGCACTCACATACTGATTATGCATTTTGTCTTATTGAACTTAAGACTTGATGTTATACCAAGCGTTGGATTGAGTTCCCATCATGGGTGACTCAAATATTATAGGCTTGTACCTCATccctaaatttctaaattttcaacATAGCTATGTTAATTATCTATACCATATGGtgaaactttatatttatttgtgtacTGAAAATTCACAAGACCAACATCCCCACCATGTTCAGTTACCCATTCTTTCGCAAAAGACTATTATCAAGGGTATCCTTTCTACTATTGTCAAATTATAGTGATCACTTTATCTTTTCCTATCATGACTATTTTATATTTGGctactttatttatttcttgataTCCAAGAAATTAATTCCACAATCACCAAATAAATTGTTGTAAAGAGGCCTGAAATCTCTCGATGAAACTAGACAACATATTTGTTATTTgtcatattttctttttaaagtctATACatggcttaatttttttttttgcattcatagtCAAATAACATTATTTTTCTCAACATACTTATATATACAAATGTGTAACATATATAGTCGTATTGAAGGACCATGATTTGTCCAATCAAGTGACTATAAAACCACATATTTATTCACCCTTCACCATGGAcattatcaattatttttttactatagtCAAAACCATGTCAATCACCTAAATGGGTCAACTAACATTTATATTGCTATTCCTATACTCACTAGATCTCTGATTCATGGCttccaaaataaatttcaaaatttaccacatttcaaaattttatagaaCTATGAGATTATAGATCACATCCAAGCCATATATAAAAAACTACATGCACAATATGATCtcgattttaaatatatattatcacGTTATATATTCTCATCAGAAGAGTTTATACTAGAATAGTGATCTTATTATATAAGCCGATGTTTTCCACTATTCTACATTGACTAGAAAAAGTAACCATGCATATGCATATAACTTATTTCATTTCTAGTCAAAACCACTTCTACTCCAACCTTTATAACATAGAATAAAAAAATGTGCAATTATATATAAAACCCATTTAGCTTatggttatttaaaaaaaaacacacaaaataatttatattatatgatcatctacaaactttcatttttagcaaagaaaataatgttttatcaatattatccaaatgctAGTTACTAATATcatgatttaaataaacaaataaattcatatttcaaattaaatatatatcataaaaaagaaagaatacttttgtactaaaaatttcactcacaaattgGGTGGAATGAGTTAAATTTCAATTCTCCAAACTTATTGTTTATTTATAATGCACTAATAGGTGCATAAATGACTCTTTAAAATGACATCACTTTTCAAGTTGCATTTTTTGGTTTCATGAGATCATTTCAACCCAACCTTTTGAAAGTAATTGTTGGATTCAATAACACAACCTTTTGGCTTAGGAAGGCTTTCCCTAATGGTCATAATGCTTCTATTGGGTAGAAGCTTGTTCAACTAATGTTTGAACCATGtcatcaatattaaaaaaaatatattttcaatccATTAATAGATCATTTCCCAACCGAGCATTTTCATTCCATccatcttctttctttctttcttgcatgatatataatatatattatataattttataccaATCATAATTATGCATCTTAAAAGTCATTCATATAATGAACtagcatttgattttttttgtcaagTAATTGATGCATGAGACACCCACATCTTTTTTATAATGCAATtcagtaaacaaataaaaattgaaatctaATTCATGCAATAAGAGTAAAACAATAAATTTGACATGCATTTTCTTGCGATAAAgatttcttctaaattaaaatttgacaagATTACTGACCTTCATGCAACCAGATTTGCTGATATCCATCTTCATAGTACCATACTTGTAGTGGCATGTGAATGCATATCGAATAGACAAgccttctttaatttctcataaattgtgaaaatagaaCCTTAAAATTGTTGATGTGTGGAGATAAAATAAACTTACGAGAAATTAATAAAGGCTTAAAGACATGTATAAATGCCACTTTCTTCAAGGTTATATTCACCCCCACTTATATTATGGTGTGCAAAAGAGTTACTGACAAATGAACCTCAAGGATACGATGAAGTCCTATGACTATCAACATTTTGCATTGACGAAAACAGTCCACTGAGCATTGAGCGGAGCATAGAAATgatatcaatttttataaagaatttctgtagtaattctttatagaacaatccAGGAATATAAAAGATGGTGGGAGAAATAGAAAGAAACTTTGTTTCTATGTTTTTAGATGTGTCATATAAATAAAAGTCCACTCCTATTTATGGGAGgtctcatgtctcttcataggaACATAACTACCCAAATGGATAGTCATATCTTtaacaataaacataattattcaagtataattataactatttattaATAATCAAATAACATAACTTTTGAATTAAGAGACAAAACTCATCACTATAAATAGTGATAACTTCTGGTTAATAATCAAGTGACATTACTGTTAGTTACTTATAACTTTCATTTATAACTATTTAAacactatatatattttgaaaatgttccaacgaCGAATTTCCATTTTCGAGCACACGAGCACTCAGACTATGCCATGGTGCTAACATAACAGCGCTACTCTCTAGTAGAATTAAAGCCGCCATGTCGAATCAATCGACGAGACAAAAGTGTGAGTGCAAAACTAGTGGAATGTTGATTGATGGGTTCCTCTTTGAATATTTGGTAGTGGACTAGAAACCTCATAATGCGGTAAAGACGAGACAGTTCACATTTGAGGGCAGTTGTTAGCTGAGAGAGTGTCATGGGGCTTCCATGCTTGTCAATATTGTTAGTAATCCTAAGCTCAATTCAGGGTGAATTCAGAATTTTTTTAGGGGAgccaaaattaaatgataaattttacgatataaaaaatacaatttcaccattttaatagtttatatctttataatttttaaatgattaaatcaattttttatatttttagggggGCTAAAGTACAATGATTAAATCAAGCTTCTTTCCTATTACAATAGTAgttgttttaataattaaatattacaataataaaatttcttaatttataattaaaatttaaaggaaaataatgaaatttaatatatgtttttttagttaGCTACTAAGTGAAAGAAAATAGTTAAATGTTATAcattatgtctttattttatttattaaaatatcagtaaaaatattcattaatattgaatatttaaataatagCAAAGCTGTAAATTGggcttttttttacaaaaataatatataaaaaattatatatgtaaacTAAAGGAATTAATAGCCTTTAAATGAGACAGATTTCTTCTCTTCTGTAGTATCTGATAATAGCATTTATAAGTACTAAAAATAGAGGGATTAAAgtggttattttaaaaaaatgaaaataccttaaaaagaaaatgataaataaaaaggGTTTATGATGCAATTATCCCCTAAAACATATATGTAATCCAATTCCAATGCTTTTGGTGCCATTACATTGTCAAGCCGCATCCTTATCTTATgccacttttctttttctttttttacaatcACCATTTTTTATCTTAAATAGAAAAAAGTTAGATGGTATCACCAATGTGTCAAGCGGCACTTAATTTCACACTATAAAATTTCATGTTCGTAAATAATTTAAATCTAATAACATTTTTGTActtgatttattatattatttttataaaaaatcccctataattttacatggataaaaaGTGTACTTTCATATCTAATAACATATTTTtcttatattcaaaatttaatgataaaaataaaacattattcagaattgaatgaatgtaaaaaaaaagaaaaagattttggttgaaatggtaaattgAGATATTAAAAAGCACAATATTTTATGTTCAAATCCCATCTTTTATGTGTATTTCTTTaggttttatataaaatataaaaataaaaataaaaataccctcataataatatttattaccttataaaaaattaaatttttaataatttgccAACTAAATTGAGACTTGATTAATTAGTGGCACCAACTCaattaaacacttaaaaatagtatatatacgtaattaaaatatatgaattactTTTTTGctaaatatatattatcaattttttggataattaaaatattataacaataaataattttaatcaaattagtattcatataatattaaaatagatgtattataaattattttattataaaaaaacatattaaaatataaatagagaTAGTTATATTACAAAACGCTTAGTAATTGGTTATAAAAAATTtggcataattttatttttaaccctCAACTTTatagtttttgttaatttgacTTTATTAAGCTTTTGTGCTTTAAGTGTTgcaattttattatatttgatgtaaattacttTGAATATTATACAGATTATTCATGAAACTATACCAATTTTATCACCATATCATCATTTGGACTCTGAATAGAAAACTTCTTTTTACAACAGTTTAAAATCACTCCATGCTCGATTAATCAGTTTAATCTTAAAATCAAATCGAAATCGTCAAATAGCATAATTAGTTCTAAATTTCCAACGGACACCACCCATACATTTGATCAAACAACACAGTTTATCTTAAAGGGCTCGATACAGATAATTATATAAAGATTAAAGTCAATTAAAGGGAAAGACATTGCAAGCCAAACTAATAATAAACAGatggaaaaagaaaattacatctttcccacaacagatctcATATGGTTTGGCCAATAAAAGACCCGACAGGATTTAAGGTTTAATAGTAAAAGAAGCCATTTATTAACACAAAGTTGAAAGAAAGCAGGCAAGGTGGAATTTCTAAATATAAGCTTCAATGACAGATTGAACAGCATGAATGGGTTTTACATCGATTCTGGTGAATCCAGCCTGTCCAAGAACATACGTCCATTCCTTTAAGGTCCTTTCTTTGCCTTTGTTCGTATGTGTCATCATCACCATGTCCAACATCAACCCCACAAATTCTAGCTTGtcattttcatcttcttcaagcACAGATTCAACAATTATGACCTTCCCTTTGTCTTGTGGGATGGCTTCTCTACATTTCTTTAGGATTTGTATGCATTCCTCATCACCCCAGTCATGCAACACCCACTGCAATTCACAAATAGATAGATTTGTCATACTCAAATGTAATTGGTAAAGGAAACAAAGTTTTCATTACTAACCATAAAGAAAGCAGCGTCAGCCTTTGGGACGCACTCGAACATGTCCCCTCCAACGTATTCGATGCCATCGACTTTTGGGGCAACGGCAACAACACGGGGAAGATCGAAGTCGATGCCATGAATCCAAGGGAATGCCTTTACCAACATAGATAAAGCAGTCCCATTGCCTCCACCAACATCAACCAAACTTTTAATGCCATCAAACACTTGAGGACATCCTTCGATTATGGCTCGCACTGCCACTCTAGCATCACAAGCCATTGCTTCGTCTATGAGTTTGCTATGTCCAGAGTTCTCCTCTGCATAGCTCCATACATCCTTTCCGTGTGCTGTCTCAAAAGGTGAATTCCCACTGTCAAGGACACGAGCACTTAGACTATGCCATGGTGCTAACGTAACAGGACTGCTCTGTAGTAGAATCATAGCCGCCATGCTCCTTTCGCCATGTCGACTCAATCGACGAGACAAAGGCGTCAGTGCAAAACCAATGGAATCTTTAGTTATGGGCTCCTCTTTGAATATTTGGTAGTGGACCAAGAACCTCATAATACGATAAAGACGAGATGGTTGACACTTGAGGGTAGTGGTTAGCTGAGAGAGTGTCATGGGGCTTCCATGCTTGTCAATTGCATCAGCAATCCCAAGCTCAATGGCACATTTAACTACTGCTATCTTAACATGACCAAATACATAATTCCAAATCTCTACTTCTGCTTTctcatcttcatcttctttctttcctctcacttttATATCTCCCATCTCAGTGCTTCTCTCTTTGAACACTTGGAAAACCCCAAACCGAAATCTTGATGGACAAAGCCTTTGTTGAAGCTCCATTATATAGGAGCAATAAATCATTTCTAACAATGATAAATTTAGATTTCCTATAAAATGCTTTTGgtaatataatattttctttaaGATCTTATAAGATCTAATGACGGGCCATTACTTGCCATTATATATAAAGAATTGTCGAGTTTACTATCGTTTTGTGATAATCATAATTCACGTTGGAATATTACTGTCTATTACCCCCCACACATTAATGGTTAAATAAATGGATTATAAAAACAGTCATGTTTATGATGTGATTTGCTAAACTTTTTTTGGTGCGTTAATGCAACTGTCTGTTTCTCCGAATGTTAAATGTGGGATTTAGTGTATTATATGTCTTTGCTTTATTTTGAATATCGGTTGTGAAATTGTGATTCCACGTTATCTTTATCTTTTTACAATTAGAaaataatcaatcaaatttttttttcactccTCAAAAGAttcaaacttaattaaaaatgttaaaagtatCTATTATTCtcctattaaaaataaataaattattatattcagGGTTGATTCATTAGACAATGTCCGTACTATCTGCAAATATTACGGGAGTACAGCATGGCTATTTCCAGTCTTAGCAAAGTTGTAATATAATTACTTTATGGCTAAAGTATAGAGATGATTATGTGTTCTGTTTTGGTAACTAAATTTttcgaaattaaaatatttagttATCAATGTTATCGACCGTTTGAAAATTGACAGTTATtagtctaataacaaatttagttttttaatatttacatattctatcaatttgaaaataaatataaaatatttaataaatttagccctcaatgtttacaaaaattattattttagttcaaattctaaaaagttcaatgaatttagccctcaatatttacaaaatgacaaattttatgTCTTTTTTACCCATTGAACTAACATCGTTTGTCAAAGCAGAcctaaataaatggaaaaattaatattttttaattttactaatgCGACAATCCACGTGCATGCCACACcatcaattatttaaaaaataaaaaaaaactttaaaaatgtaGAAACctatagaaaattatttaaaaattcaaaaaatatttaaaattaatatatataaattattaaaaggataaattaccaaaataatcatttatgtttgaaatattacattttagtcacttacattatcgtgttgtaacattttagttattGAGTCGTTAATTAATGTTAATGATGTCACGGTAAGCTAACGtgacacattaaatcatcatttcaaacgaaaattttagattaaattttacaattgatccctatatttttttttcattttgaacaatttaatttttttcttttatgttatttaaaattttttttcattctcttctgattctccttttgttttcctcccttctttatttcttttaacgtagcTTTTCTAcattttctatttgttaaaactagttcaTAAGCTCACCTCactcgaaaaaaattaaattgttcaaaaaaataaaagtatagggactagttttaacaaatggaaaacatagaaaaactatgttaaaaaaaatggAGAATGGAGGAAAAAGGAGGGAGAAGTAAAAGAgaacgaaaaaaaaagaaaaaaaaaggaaagttacaaaaacataaaaggaaaaaaaattaaattgttcaaaacgaaAAAAAGATAGGGattgattgtataaattaacctaaaatttttgtttgaaatgatgatttaacgtgcgaTGTCAGCTTATGGTTATACTGTTAACAAAAATTAATGGCTctgtgactaaaacgtaatatttcaaacataagtgactaaaatgtaacctgaggtaaacaaaagtgactattttaatagtttaccatTATCAAAATTAACATTGATTAACTTACTTTAATTACTATTAATCATACGAGTGGAAAGTTTCATCATCTTCCGTTATCTCATAATGCAAAATGGTAAATTGTGATTTTAGACCTTTaattaattgcaatttaagtctcTAAATCTTTAgccaattaaaaatctatagcgataatcattgtagcttaattaagcaattaatagaaaaattgaaggaccaaactttaatattcttttatactTACGGAAATGGGATTCCGAAATTATATTTTCCGACACCATTAACTTTCAAGTCATTACCGGTAgggtatataaaatataaaatataaaatataaaatatacattatatttttcttgcaaaaatataagaatttaatAATGGTAAGGTGGTGGTAAATCTTATCTAGGTTCCTGCCCTTTGTAATGTTGGACAGGAAActgttaattttctttttcccttgATAGACACTGAAACCTGAAAGTGGAAAACTTGTGAACTAAGTCACTGAATTTTTCTGCAATAACTTTTCAGCCACTTATTTCTAGATTTTATTGCCcttctcaattttttcttttttatcataatTAATTTCTATCAACATTCATAACAATTCCGTTAACGCATTTGTGACTGCAATCTTTCACGCAACCTAATTGGTTTGGCCAATTGAAAACGCAACAGGATCTAAGATTTTATAGTAAAACAACCCCATGATTACCACAAATTAAAGAAAGCAGGCAAATAGGGAGTTTCTAAGGATAAGCTTCAATGACAGATTGTATTGCATGAATAGGTTCTACATTGAATCTGGTGAACCCTGCCTCTCCAAGAACATACTTCCATTCCTTCAATGTCCTTTCTTTGCCTTTGTTAGC from Gossypium hirsutum isolate 1008001.06 chromosome D12, Gossypium_hirsutum_v2.1, whole genome shotgun sequence includes these protein-coding regions:
- the LOC107945081 gene encoding acetylserotonin O-methyltransferase — encoded protein: MIYCSYIMELQQRLCPSRFRFGVFQVFKERSTEMGDIKVRGKKEDEDEKAEVEIWNYVFGHVKIAVVKCAIELGIADAIDKHGSPMTLSQLTTTLKCQPSRLYRIMRFLVHYQIFKEEPITKDSIGFALTPLSRRLSRHGERSMAAMILLQSSPVTLAPWHSLSARVLDSGNSPFETAHGKDVWSYAEENSGHSKLIDEAMACDARVAVRAIIEGCPQVFDGIKSLVDVGGGNGTALSMLVKAFPWIHGIDFDLPRVVAVAPKVDGIEYVGGDMFECVPKADAAFFMWVLHDWGDEECIQILKKCREAIPQDKGKVIIVESVLEEDENDKLEFVGLMLDMVMMTHTNKGKERTLKEWTYVLGQAGFTRIDVKPIHAVQSVIEAYI